A genome region from Balneola sp. includes the following:
- a CDS encoding DUF4440 domain-containing protein, with protein sequence MKSLIKIFAVLVFLSGTVMAQTNQKETKVLEALDNFKTAIIENDSEAASSVMADDVLILEGSGMETKEEYLSHHFHSDGKFLKAMDREILTQKISIEGNTAWVSTVSSMKGTYSEREIDLTSLELAVLKKAGSDWKITAIHWSSR encoded by the coding sequence ATGAAATCACTTATAAAAATATTCGCTGTTCTTGTGTTTTTATCAGGAACGGTGATGGCTCAGACAAATCAAAAAGAAACCAAGGTATTAGAAGCACTTGACAACTTTAAAACCGCCATTATTGAAAATGATTCTGAGGCTGCATCGAGTGTCATGGCTGATGATGTCTTGATACTGGAAGGCAGCGGAATGGAAACGAAGGAAGAATATCTTTCCCATCACTTTCACTCCGATGGTAAATTTCTGAAGGCCATGGATCGTGAGATACTAACTCAAAAAATCAGCATTGAAGGGAATACAGCATGGGTAAGCACGGTTAGCTCCATGAAAGGAACATATTCCGAAAGAGAAATAGACCTGACCTCTCTCGAACTGGCTGTATTAAAAAAGGCAGGTTCGGATTGGAAAATTACCGCTATTCACTGGTCATCCCGATAA
- a CDS encoding copper-translocating P-type ATPase has product MNHEHHNHEDHNHNGHQNKEHNQDQEHNQDHGGHEGHSHHEHHKMMVQDFKFRFWWVLALTIPIMALSPMIQDFLGVDWRFTGDSWILAALSTVVYFFGGWPFLTGLIDELKKKQPGMMTLIGLAISIAYLYSTAVVFGFEGDLLYWELSTLVGIMLLGHWIEMRSVMSASTALEELAALIPGEAHRVHEDGSTEDVPVEELEQGDKVLIKPGEKVPADGIVLKGESSVNEAMLTGESKPVSKQKDDEVIGGSVNEKGSLTIQISKTGDDSFLSQVINLVREAQESKSRTQDLANRAAFWLTIVAITAGLITFGAWIFFTGQSFDFAMNRTVAVMVITCPHALGLAIPLVVSRSTSIAATNGFLIRNRSAFEQARNLDSIIFDKTGTLTEGTFTVTNILNFGDDHSDEEILKYAASLEKNSEHPLAKGILEKAGETWEPDEFNSITGKGIEGKVNGKSVKVVSPGYIRDQEMEYPTAEVEKVSSQGKTVVFVIIGDQLTGAIALGDQIRESSKNAIDALHKMGIECIMLTGDNQQTADYVAGELGIDQVFAEVLPDEKADKVKEVQGQGKLVAMTGDGVNDAPALAQADVGIAIGAGSDVAVETGDIVLVKDNPQDVTALIKLSKSTYRKMVQNLWWASGYNIGAIPLAAGVLFAWGIILSPAVGAILMSLSTVIVAINARFLKLEN; this is encoded by the coding sequence ATGAACCACGAACATCACAATCACGAAGACCATAACCACAATGGTCACCAAAATAAAGAGCATAACCAAGATCAGGAACACAATCAGGATCACGGTGGGCATGAAGGGCACTCCCATCATGAGCATCACAAAATGATGGTTCAGGACTTCAAATTTCGATTTTGGTGGGTGCTTGCACTCACGATTCCGATCATGGCCCTATCACCCATGATCCAGGATTTTCTGGGTGTGGACTGGAGATTCACCGGTGACAGCTGGATTTTAGCTGCGTTATCAACCGTCGTTTACTTCTTTGGCGGATGGCCGTTTCTAACAGGACTGATAGATGAGCTGAAGAAAAAGCAACCGGGTATGATGACGCTTATCGGTCTTGCTATTTCTATCGCCTACCTCTATAGCACGGCTGTGGTCTTTGGCTTTGAAGGAGACCTGCTCTACTGGGAGCTTTCAACTTTGGTCGGGATTATGCTTTTGGGACACTGGATCGAAATGCGTTCTGTGATGAGCGCTTCGACAGCTTTGGAAGAGTTAGCTGCTTTGATACCGGGTGAAGCTCATCGTGTACATGAGGATGGATCAACGGAAGACGTCCCGGTAGAAGAATTAGAACAGGGCGACAAAGTCCTCATCAAGCCGGGTGAGAAAGTGCCAGCCGATGGGATTGTTCTTAAAGGGGAATCGAGCGTGAATGAAGCCATGCTTACCGGAGAATCCAAGCCGGTTAGTAAACAAAAAGATGATGAGGTAATTGGCGGTTCTGTAAATGAAAAAGGCTCTCTTACTATACAAATTTCTAAAACCGGGGACGATTCATTCTTATCTCAGGTTATTAACCTGGTAAGAGAAGCTCAGGAAAGTAAGTCTCGTACACAGGATTTAGCCAATCGGGCTGCTTTTTGGTTGACCATCGTTGCTATTACAGCCGGCCTGATAACCTTTGGAGCCTGGATCTTTTTTACGGGACAAAGCTTTGACTTTGCGATGAACCGAACCGTAGCGGTCATGGTGATTACCTGTCCACACGCGTTAGGTCTGGCCATTCCATTGGTGGTTTCCCGCTCAACCAGTATTGCTGCGACCAATGGATTTCTTATACGCAATCGGTCTGCTTTTGAGCAGGCAAGAAACTTGGATTCCATTATCTTCGATAAAACCGGTACGCTAACCGAAGGAACCTTTACGGTAACCAATATTCTGAATTTTGGGGATGATCACTCCGATGAAGAGATACTTAAATATGCAGCTTCGCTGGAGAAAAACTCTGAACATCCACTTGCAAAAGGAATCCTCGAAAAAGCCGGCGAAACCTGGGAGCCGGATGAGTTTAATTCCATTACCGGAAAGGGAATTGAAGGCAAGGTAAATGGAAAGTCGGTGAAAGTAGTAAGCCCCGGATATATTCGGGACCAGGAAATGGAATACCCAACAGCTGAAGTTGAAAAAGTATCATCCCAGGGAAAAACGGTGGTTTTTGTGATCATTGGAGATCAATTGACCGGAGCCATTGCTTTGGGAGATCAAATTCGAGAGTCGTCTAAGAATGCGATTGATGCATTACACAAGATGGGGATTGAGTGCATTATGCTGACGGGCGATAATCAACAAACGGCCGATTATGTAGCTGGAGAACTAGGCATTGATCAGGTGTTTGCTGAAGTACTTCCGGATGAAAAAGCCGATAAGGTGAAGGAGGTTCAGGGGCAAGGAAAACTTGTGGCCATGACCGGAGACGGCGTCAACGATGCCCCCGCTTTAGCTCAGGCTGATGTTGGAATTGCTATCGGAGCCGGGTCAGATGTGGCTGTTGAAACCGGTGATATCGTACTGGTAAAAGATAACCCTCAAGATGTAACAGCATTGATCAAGCTCTCAAAATCTACCTACAGAAAAATGGTGCAAAACCTGTGGTGGGCTTCCGGCTATAATATTGGAGCCATTCCTCTTGCCGCTGGTGTCCTGTTCGCCTGGGGCATTATATTAAGTCCTGCAGTGGGAGCTATACTCATGTCGCTAAGTACTGTTATTGTAGCTATCAATGCACGGTTCTTGAAGCTCGAAAATTGA
- a CDS encoding heavy metal-responsive transcriptional regulator has translation MKPDNKEKYNGVSTFKIGEVARRADVNKETVRYYEKRNLIPKPDRRRSGYRIFTQRHIDQIKFIKREQELGFTLREIKELLELRIDVDTTCSEVKSEAEEKYQVW, from the coding sequence ATGAAACCTGATAATAAAGAAAAATATAATGGTGTAAGCACTTTCAAAATCGGAGAAGTAGCCCGGCGTGCTGATGTGAATAAAGAAACCGTCCGTTATTACGAAAAACGCAATCTCATTCCCAAGCCTGACCGAAGAAGATCAGGTTACCGAATTTTTACCCAACGGCATATCGATCAGATTAAATTTATCAAGCGGGAGCAAGAGTTAGGGTTCACGCTGAGAGAAATCAAGGAACTGCTGGAACTACGAATTGATGTTGACACCACTTGCTCTGAGGTCAAAAGTGAAGCGGAAGAAAAATACCAAGTGTGGTAG
- a CDS encoding DNA-binding response regulator: protein MGSIIKILIADDHPLMMKGLQQVLEAHDNFEIITAENGKEALDLIRNQSPKIAILDIEMPELTGFEVAKQVHQEGIPIDVIFLTMYKDESIFNKAMDIGVKGYVLKDNTASEIFKCVKTVLSGKHYLSPALSDFLIKRNEKLLTPASDKDGLNSLTQTEKKVIKQVADMKTSQEIADEFNVSIKTVQNHRNNICNKLGLSGAHALLKFAVEHASKV from the coding sequence ATGGGCAGTATCATAAAAATTCTGATAGCAGATGACCATCCTCTAATGATGAAAGGACTTCAGCAAGTGTTGGAAGCCCATGATAATTTCGAAATTATAACTGCAGAGAATGGAAAAGAGGCTTTGGATCTTATCCGTAATCAAAGTCCTAAAATTGCGATACTCGATATTGAAATGCCGGAGTTAACAGGCTTTGAAGTAGCTAAACAGGTACACCAAGAGGGAATTCCGATAGACGTCATCTTTCTGACTATGTACAAAGATGAATCAATATTTAATAAAGCCATGGATATCGGGGTGAAAGGGTATGTATTGAAAGATAATACCGCTTCTGAAATTTTTAAATGTGTTAAGACGGTATTGAGTGGAAAACATTACTTGAGCCCTGCTTTATCAGACTTTCTAATCAAGAGAAATGAAAAACTTCTTACTCCTGCCAGTGATAAAGATGGCTTGAACTCACTCACCCAAACAGAGAAAAAAGTCATCAAACAAGTGGCTGATATGAAAACAAGCCAGGAAATTGCTGATGAATTCAATGTGAGTATAAAAACGGTACAAAATCACCGAAATAATATTTGCAATAAACTTGGACTTAGCGGAGCACACGCCCTTCTTAAATTCGCAGTCGAACACGCTTCTAAGGTATAA